Proteins from a single region of Phoenix dactylifera cultivar Barhee BC4 unplaced genomic scaffold, palm_55x_up_171113_PBpolish2nd_filt_p 001223F, whole genome shotgun sequence:
- the LOC120108203 gene encoding defensin-like protein 1: protein MERNLVPAGVVFLMLILFASVAGARLCESQSHTYKGTCTNNHNCAIVCQREGRGFTGGRCRGFWRKCYCTKIC, encoded by the exons ATGGAGAGAAATCTTGTGCCTGCAGGCGTGGTGTTCTTGATGCTAATCTTGTTTGCTTCAG TTGCCGGTGCAAGATTGTGCGAGTCGCAAAGCCACACGTACAAGGGAACGTGCACGAACAACCATAACTGCGCCATTGTATGCCAAAGAGAGGGAAGGGGATTTACTGGTGGCAGGTGCAGGGGATTCTGGCGAAAGTGCTACTGCACCAAGATATGTTAG